The proteins below come from a single Asanoa ferruginea genomic window:
- a CDS encoding ArsR/SmtB family transcription factor has product MDLVFKALADPTRRQLLDSLNAHNGQTLRELCAGLDMARQSVSKHLAVLTEAELVTTVRRGREKLHYLNAAPVNAIADRWINRYDRGRVQALADLKTALELTPMSRPEFVYTTYINTTPEKLWQALTDPAFTNRYWGVGFETDWSAGSPVVWTQEGARIADPEQVVLESEPYRRLSLTWHTFTDDWARASGVSEKDRATFAAEPRSKVTFEIEPAGTAVKLTVIHDGFPPGSAVLDAINGGWPEILSNLKTLLETGNVLQTRETVNQS; this is encoded by the coding sequence GTGGACCTGGTGTTCAAGGCGTTGGCCGATCCCACCCGCCGGCAGTTGCTCGACTCGCTCAACGCGCACAACGGGCAGACCCTGCGCGAGCTGTGCGCGGGCCTCGACATGGCCCGCCAGTCGGTGAGCAAGCACCTCGCCGTGCTGACGGAGGCCGAGCTCGTCACGACGGTGCGGCGCGGCCGGGAAAAGCTGCACTACCTCAACGCCGCGCCGGTCAACGCGATCGCCGACCGCTGGATCAACCGCTACGACCGCGGCCGCGTCCAGGCCCTCGCCGACCTCAAGACCGCATTGGAGCTGACCCCGATGAGCAGGCCCGAGTTCGTCTACACCACCTACATCAACACGACGCCGGAAAAGCTGTGGCAGGCACTGACCGACCCGGCCTTCACCAACCGCTACTGGGGTGTGGGCTTCGAGACCGACTGGTCCGCCGGCTCCCCCGTCGTCTGGACCCAGGAGGGCGCCCGGATCGCCGACCCGGAGCAGGTCGTGCTGGAGTCCGAGCCCTACCGGCGGCTGTCGCTCACCTGGCACACGTTCACCGACGACTGGGCAAGAGCGTCCGGCGTCAGCGAAAAGGACCGGGCCACCTTCGCCGCCGAGCCGCGCTCCAAGGTGACCTTCGAGATCGAGCCGGCCGGCACGGCCGTCAAGCTCACCGTGATCCACGACGGCTTCCCGCCGGGCAGCGCGGTGCTCGACGCCATCAACGGCGGCTGGCCCGAAATCCTCTCCAACCTCAAGACCCTGCTGGAGACCGGCAACGTCCTCCAGACGCGGGAGACCGTCAACCAGAGTTGA
- a CDS encoding helix-turn-helix domain-containing protein, translated as MTQAVDLAAAASSTDPKVGLRAVLALRRLLESLETVQVDNARAQGWSWQDIAAALEVSRQAVHKKHAGRPVVRPSQEA; from the coding sequence ATGACTCAGGCAGTGGATCTCGCTGCGGCGGCTAGCAGCACCGACCCGAAGGTCGGGCTGCGTGCGGTGTTGGCGTTGCGCCGGCTTCTGGAAAGTCTGGAGACGGTGCAGGTCGACAACGCGCGGGCGCAGGGGTGGTCGTGGCAGGACATCGCCGCCGCGCTCGAAGTGAGCCGGCAGGCCGTCCACAAGAAGCACGCCGGGCGTCCGGTCGTGCGTCCGTCACAGGAGGCGTGA
- a CDS encoding diacylglycerol/lipid kinase family protein gives MEASRQGVRSAVVVNPAKLGDLAEMRATVGRALAKAGWPAPAWYETTVEDPGRGQSRAAVEAGAEVVFACGGDGTIMSCASGLVGTDAALAVLPSGTGNLLAANLGLSTDLAAGIAVAVEGGRRRLDLGLVKGRDEKRYFTVMAGMGFDAQMLGSTSEVTKARIGWLAYLFGGLKHLRGHPMRISVRIDDRPPIRRRARSVLIANVGRLQGGVRLFKEAEPDDGWLDIAILTPRTVGHWAALGWAVLSRRGRVPRMETYRGHRVQVTSNRPQPRELDGDVIPPGRTLRIEVQPRAIWLCVPRPDDADDLAYDADAAAKRGRRLVGSE, from the coding sequence GTGGAGGCGAGCCGGCAGGGGGTGCGCTCGGCTGTTGTGGTCAACCCGGCGAAGCTGGGCGACCTGGCCGAAATGCGCGCCACCGTGGGCCGGGCCCTGGCGAAGGCGGGCTGGCCGGCACCGGCGTGGTACGAGACGACCGTGGAGGATCCCGGCCGAGGTCAGAGCCGGGCCGCGGTCGAGGCCGGCGCCGAGGTGGTGTTCGCCTGCGGCGGTGACGGCACGATCATGTCGTGCGCGTCCGGGCTGGTCGGCACCGACGCGGCGCTGGCGGTGCTGCCCAGCGGCACCGGCAACCTGCTCGCGGCCAACCTCGGGCTGTCCACCGACTTGGCGGCCGGCATCGCGGTCGCGGTCGAGGGCGGCCGCCGCCGGCTCGACCTGGGGCTGGTCAAGGGGCGCGACGAGAAGCGCTACTTCACGGTGATGGCCGGCATGGGCTTCGACGCGCAGATGCTGGGCTCGACCTCCGAGGTGACCAAGGCGCGGATCGGCTGGCTGGCCTACCTGTTCGGCGGCCTCAAGCACCTGCGCGGCCACCCGATGCGCATCTCGGTGCGCATCGACGACCGACCCCCGATCCGGCGCCGGGCGCGCTCAGTGCTGATCGCCAACGTCGGGCGGCTACAGGGCGGCGTGCGCCTGTTCAAGGAGGCCGAGCCCGACGACGGCTGGCTCGACATCGCCATCCTGACGCCGCGCACGGTCGGGCACTGGGCCGCCCTGGGCTGGGCCGTCCTGAGCCGGCGGGGGCGGGTGCCCCGGATGGAGACCTACCGCGGCCACCGCGTGCAGGTCACCAGCAACCGGCCGCAGCCCCGCGAGCTCGACGGCGACGTCATCCCACCCGGCCGGACGCTGCGGATCGAGGTGCAGCCGCGCGCGATCTGGCTC
- a CDS encoding DUF1295 domain-containing protein: protein MDGLAVSRTSRFSRTASMCVVLGAYLLALGAAWIVVALSPSSWHPLLVALVADVVATLVVFGLSMVVDNASLYDPYWSVAPPVVAAWWVVTTHTGDGPRQALVLLLIVIWAVRLTGNWAYGWKGLHHVDWRYDQLRATRGRVPWWLVSLGGIQLMPTLVVFLGLLPVWPALAGSRSFGWLDVVATVVTAAAIALEAVADVQMHRFAAAAVNRGRILATGVWRRTRHPNYLGEIAFWWGLFLFGLSAAPGWWWTVVGPVAMVVLFKAASIPLMDRRSLERRSGYADHMREVPALLPRLR, encoded by the coding sequence GTGGACGGGCTTGCGGTTTCACGGACGTCGCGCTTCTCGCGCACCGCGTCGATGTGCGTCGTCCTCGGCGCCTACCTGCTCGCGCTCGGCGCGGCTTGGATCGTCGTCGCGCTGTCACCTTCTTCCTGGCATCCGTTGCTGGTCGCGTTGGTGGCCGACGTCGTCGCCACGCTCGTCGTGTTCGGCCTGTCGATGGTCGTCGACAACGCCAGCCTCTATGACCCCTATTGGAGCGTCGCCCCGCCCGTGGTCGCGGCGTGGTGGGTCGTCACCACCCACACCGGCGACGGCCCGCGCCAGGCCCTGGTGCTGCTGCTGATCGTGATCTGGGCCGTGCGGCTCACCGGCAACTGGGCGTATGGCTGGAAAGGCCTGCACCACGTCGACTGGCGCTATGACCAACTGCGCGCGACCCGCGGCCGGGTGCCGTGGTGGCTGGTCAGCCTGGGCGGCATCCAGCTCATGCCCACGCTCGTGGTGTTTCTCGGCCTGCTCCCCGTCTGGCCCGCCCTCGCCGGCTCACGCTCCTTCGGTTGGCTCGATGTCGTCGCCACGGTGGTGACCGCCGCGGCGATCGCGCTCGAGGCCGTGGCAGACGTGCAGATGCACCGCTTCGCGGCCGCGGCGGTGAACCGCGGCCGCATCCTTGCGACCGGGGTGTGGCGGCGCACGCGCCACCCGAACTATCTCGGTGAGATCGCGTTCTGGTGGGGCCTGTTCTTGTTTGGCCTCTCCGCCGCGCCTGGCTGGTGGTGGACGGTGGTCGGCCCGGTGGCCATGGTGGTGCTCTTCAAGGCCGCGAGCATCCCGCTGATGGACCGCCGCTCGCTGGAGCGCCGCAGCGGCTATGCCGACCACATGCGCGAGGTGCCCGCTTTGCTGCCTCGCCTGCGCTGA
- a CDS encoding Clp protease N-terminal domain-containing protein, giving the protein MFERFTDRARSVVKGAVTEAKTLQQEKVGTEHLLLAMLDDDPQGAGGGVAGRVLRDAGASADDIRARIKAHLDKGPRVLDEADAEALRQIGIDLDAVRQKIEATFGEGALRPRTAPPSRGLFGLRRRRYIVGGPFSPRAKKVLELSLREALRLKQKYIGTEHVLLGMIREGEGLGVLVLTESGVELADLRRRLEAEIRAAAA; this is encoded by the coding sequence ATGTTCGAGCGGTTCACCGATCGGGCCCGGTCAGTTGTCAAAGGCGCCGTGACCGAGGCCAAGACGTTGCAGCAGGAGAAGGTCGGCACCGAGCACCTGCTGCTCGCGATGCTCGACGACGACCCGCAAGGCGCCGGGGGTGGTGTCGCCGGGCGGGTCCTGCGCGACGCCGGCGCCAGCGCCGACGACATCCGGGCGCGGATCAAGGCGCATCTCGACAAGGGGCCGCGGGTGCTCGACGAAGCCGACGCGGAGGCGCTGCGGCAGATCGGCATCGACCTCGACGCCGTGCGCCAGAAGATCGAAGCCACCTTCGGCGAAGGCGCGTTGCGACCGCGCACCGCCCCGCCGTCGCGAGGGTTGTTCGGCCTCCGCCGCCGGCGCTACATCGTGGGCGGCCCGTTCTCGCCGCGGGCGAAGAAGGTGCTGGAGCTGTCGCTGCGCGAGGCCCTGCGGCTCAAGCAGAAATACATCGGCACCGAGCACGTGCTCCTGGGCATGATCCGCGAAGGCGAAGGCCTCGGTGTGCTCGTGCTGACCGAGTCGGGCGTCGAACTCGCCGACCTGCGCCGCCGCCTCGAAGCCGAGATCCGCGCGGCAGCCGCTTAG